One segment of Phaeacidiphilus oryzae TH49 DNA contains the following:
- a CDS encoding SCO3933 family regulatory protein has protein sequence MSKFTGALCAVAPAPRLANRETGQVRVDRDSGLTMYQVGVCLLAGTQAEVINVSVPGEPKGVTLGVPLEVRELRATPWENDGRHGIAFRATEVKPLSGSAPAPASGKGGAQ, from the coding sequence ATGAGCAAGTTCACCGGTGCGCTGTGTGCGGTGGCTCCGGCGCCGCGGTTGGCGAACCGGGAGACTGGACAGGTCCGCGTCGACCGCGACTCGGGCCTGACGATGTACCAGGTCGGCGTCTGCCTGCTGGCGGGCACGCAGGCCGAGGTCATCAACGTCTCGGTGCCGGGCGAGCCGAAGGGCGTCACGCTGGGGGTCCCGCTGGAGGTGCGGGAGCTGCGGGCGACACCGTGGGAGAACGACGGGCGGCACGGCATCGCCTTCCGCGCCACGGAGGTCAAGCCGCTGTCCGGCTCCGCGCCGGCTCCGGCGTCCGGGAAGGGCGGCGCGCAGTGA
- a CDS encoding FtsK/SpoIIIE domain-containing protein yields MTRHPATVAHHASRGGWFGWLLLALLAVWAVLYLGAPVYRRRFPALWWFGIGLPAVLWRVLVRWPETMAGCHLAASRKPALTVLANLVGRGSKPPRPRVPRRRMLHPTRNGFWLLVRLLPGQVPSDFADAAPALAHAWRVHGVRVTTPAEGLVKLTATALDPLAEPHLPQPGHGAGELLRVVVGALESGGAWVLDLRRIPHWLIVGATRSGKSTLINALVAGLAPQAVALVGIDCKGGMELSLYGPRLSALATDRRQAVKLLAALVELTQERMALCRSRAVRNVWALPDGTRPVPVVVIVDEIAELFLIASRAEKEEAQGAATALIRLAQLGAALGVFLVVAGQRVGSDLGPGVTALRAQLGGRVCHRVADPETAAMTLGDLHPDALEAAQAIDPTQPGTAVLASGDGWERARSALVAEDAAQRIAERFAHLTPDLPLDLEAESVYDTPPASAKGLIPRQRRAADDHQPTD; encoded by the coding sequence ATGACGCGCCACCCTGCGACCGTGGCGCACCATGCCTCTCGTGGCGGCTGGTTCGGCTGGCTGCTGCTGGCCCTGCTTGCCGTGTGGGCGGTGCTGTACCTGGGGGCGCCGGTCTACCGGCGGCGGTTTCCGGCACTGTGGTGGTTCGGCATCGGGCTGCCCGCGGTGCTGTGGCGGGTGCTCGTGCGCTGGCCGGAGACGATGGCGGGATGCCACCTTGCCGCCTCGCGCAAGCCGGCGCTGACCGTGCTGGCGAACCTGGTGGGCAGGGGATCGAAGCCGCCGCGGCCGAGGGTGCCGCGTCGGCGGATGCTCCACCCGACGCGGAACGGCTTCTGGTTGCTGGTGCGGCTGCTGCCGGGACAGGTCCCGTCCGACTTCGCCGACGCGGCTCCCGCGCTCGCGCACGCCTGGCGGGTGCACGGGGTCCGAGTGACCACCCCGGCCGAGGGTCTGGTGAAGCTGACCGCGACGGCGCTGGATCCGCTCGCGGAACCGCATCTGCCCCAACCCGGGCACGGGGCGGGGGAGTTGCTGCGGGTGGTGGTCGGCGCTCTGGAGTCCGGTGGGGCGTGGGTGCTGGATCTGCGCCGGATCCCGCACTGGCTGATCGTGGGGGCCACCCGGTCGGGGAAGTCGACGCTGATCAACGCACTGGTGGCGGGGCTGGCTCCGCAGGCGGTGGCGCTGGTCGGGATCGACTGCAAGGGCGGCATGGAGTTGTCCCTGTACGGGCCACGGCTGTCCGCCCTGGCCACCGACCGGCGGCAGGCGGTCAAGCTGCTGGCCGCACTGGTGGAGCTGACGCAGGAGCGGATGGCGCTGTGCCGCTCCCGCGCGGTGCGCAACGTGTGGGCACTGCCGGACGGCACGCGGCCGGTGCCGGTGGTGGTGATCGTGGACGAGATCGCCGAACTGTTCCTGATCGCCTCCCGCGCGGAGAAGGAAGAGGCGCAGGGTGCGGCAACGGCGCTGATCCGGCTGGCCCAACTCGGCGCCGCCTTGGGGGTGTTCCTGGTGGTGGCCGGCCAACGGGTCGGCTCGGACCTGGGGCCGGGGGTGACCGCGCTGCGCGCGCAGCTCGGCGGCCGGGTCTGCCACCGGGTCGCCGATCCGGAGACCGCCGCCATGACCCTGGGCGACCTGCACCCGGACGCGCTGGAGGCGGCGCAGGCCATCGACCCCACCCAACCGGGCACGGCGGTGCTGGCCTCCGGGGACGGCTGGGAACGTGCCCGCTCCGCCCTGGTGGCGGAGGACGCGGCCCAGCGGATCGCGGAGCGGTTCGCGCACCTGACCCCGGACCTCCCGCTCGACCTGGAGGCGGAGTCGGTCTACGACACCCCGCCGGCCTCGGCCAAGGGACTGATCCCGCGCCAGCGCCGCGCGGCCGACGACCACCAGCCGACCGACTGA